From Paenibacillus graminis, a single genomic window includes:
- the glyS gene encoding glycine--tRNA ligase subunit beta, which yields MSKDILFEIGLEEVPARFIRAAMEQLKDRTVKWLEASRISHSGVSAYATPRRLTVLVKDAAEKQEDISEEVKGPSRKIALDASGEWSKAALGFARSQGVSPEQFTFKELAGVEYIYATKNSDGVNTSSLLSEGLSGIVSAMTFPKNMRWGAYDFKFVRPIRWLVALFGQEVIDLEITGVKAGNVSRGHRFLGTEAVIAEPAQYVETMRSQHVLVDVKEREELILNQINKLAEEKGWTIAIKEDLLEEVLFLVETPTVLFGTFDASFLNIPQDVLITSMREHQRYFPVFDAAGALLPFFVTVRNGNAESLDVIAKGNEKVLRARLSDAKFFYEEDQKLQISDALAKLENIVYHEELGSVGDKVRRIRAVADRLAAKLGLSAKAVAEVSRTADICKFDLVTQMVNEFSELQGTMGEDYARKAGESEAVARGIFEHYQPRFAGDAVPASEVGLVVSLADKIDTIVGCFSIGIIPTGSQDPYALRRQAAGIVQMVLEHKLTISLQEIFDAALEVHENLRTEKPFAPDLRINLYEFFGLRVKRLLSDNVRYDVVDAVIAAGFDDIVAVVGRSRALMDTVNGQTDFKITVDSLTRVSNLAAKAAEGSAVAPSLLKEEAERKLYETWQAIHTPYQEALRSRNAEEALRILSGLKDAVTGFFDSVMVMADDEQIRANRLALLAGIDADSKAFADFGKLVW from the coding sequence TTGTCTAAAGATATATTGTTTGAGATCGGTCTCGAAGAGGTTCCGGCCCGCTTCATCCGGGCTGCGATGGAGCAGCTTAAGGACAGAACCGTCAAATGGCTGGAAGCATCCCGCATTTCCCATAGCGGAGTCAGCGCCTATGCCACACCGCGCCGCCTTACCGTTCTGGTGAAGGATGCCGCCGAAAAACAAGAAGACATCAGCGAAGAAGTGAAGGGCCCTTCACGCAAAATCGCACTGGATGCCAGCGGCGAATGGAGCAAGGCTGCTCTTGGATTTGCCCGCAGCCAGGGGGTATCGCCGGAGCAGTTTACCTTTAAAGAGCTGGCAGGTGTGGAGTATATCTATGCCACCAAAAACAGCGACGGTGTAAACACCTCTTCGCTGTTGTCCGAAGGACTGAGCGGCATTGTCAGCGCAATGACCTTCCCCAAGAACATGCGTTGGGGAGCCTATGATTTCAAATTCGTCCGCCCGATCCGCTGGCTAGTGGCCCTGTTCGGGCAGGAGGTTATTGATCTGGAAATCACCGGCGTTAAGGCCGGAAATGTAAGCCGGGGTCATCGTTTTCTGGGAACTGAAGCGGTAATTGCCGAGCCTGCACAATACGTGGAAACGATGCGCAGCCAGCATGTGCTGGTCGATGTGAAGGAACGCGAAGAGCTGATTCTTAACCAGATCAATAAGCTGGCCGAAGAGAAAGGCTGGACCATTGCCATCAAAGAGGATTTGCTGGAGGAAGTCTTGTTCCTCGTAGAAACGCCGACGGTGCTGTTCGGTACGTTTGATGCATCGTTTCTCAACATTCCGCAGGATGTGCTGATTACCTCGATGCGCGAGCATCAGCGCTACTTCCCGGTCTTTGACGCAGCGGGTGCGCTGCTGCCTTTCTTCGTCACCGTCCGCAACGGCAATGCGGAGTCGCTGGATGTCATCGCCAAGGGGAATGAGAAGGTGCTGCGTGCCCGCTTGTCGGACGCGAAGTTCTTTTATGAAGAGGATCAGAAACTGCAGATCAGCGATGCGCTGGCCAAGCTAGAGAACATTGTATATCACGAGGAACTGGGCAGCGTCGGGGACAAGGTCCGCAGGATTCGTGCGGTAGCTGACCGGCTGGCGGCGAAGCTGGGACTGTCCGCAAAGGCAGTTGCTGAAGTCAGCCGGACGGCTGATATCTGCAAATTCGATCTGGTGACGCAAATGGTAAATGAATTTTCCGAGCTGCAGGGTACCATGGGCGAGGATTATGCCCGCAAAGCCGGTGAATCCGAAGCAGTTGCAAGAGGAATTTTCGAGCACTATCAGCCACGGTTCGCCGGAGACGCTGTTCCTGCCTCGGAAGTGGGCCTTGTAGTCAGCCTAGCGGATAAAATCGACACGATTGTCGGATGTTTTTCCATTGGCATTATCCCGACCGGTTCGCAGGACCCTTACGCCCTCCGCCGGCAGGCGGCAGGCATTGTGCAGATGGTCCTTGAGCATAAGCTGACGATCTCTTTGCAGGAAATTTTTGATGCTGCCCTGGAGGTGCATGAAAATTTACGCACAGAGAAACCTTTTGCTCCTGATCTGCGTATAAATCTGTACGAGTTCTTCGGTCTGCGCGTAAAACGCCTGTTATCCGACAATGTCCGTTATGATGTTGTGGATGCGGTAATTGCTGCAGGGTTCGATGACATCGTGGCAGTAGTGGGCAGAAGCCGTGCGCTTATGGACACTGTGAACGGTCAGACTGATTTCAAGATCACCGTGGATTCACTGACACGGGTCAGCAATTTGGCGGCCAAAGCCGCAGAAGGATCGGCTGTAGCGCCTTCTTTGCTGAAGGAAGAAGCGGAGCGCAAGCTATATGAGACTTGGCAGGCTATACACACACCGTACCAGGAAGCACTCCGTTCCAGAAATGCAGAGGAAGCTCTGCGGATCCTGTCCGGTCTGAAGGATGCGGTTACCGGATTTTTCGATTCCGTAATGGTTATGGCCGATGATGAGCAGATCCGTGCGAACCGCCTGGCGCTGCTGGCCGGGATCGATGCTGATTCCAAAGCGTTTGCCGATTTTGGCAAGCTGGTGTGGTAG
- the glyQ gene encoding glycine--tRNA ligase subunit alpha, protein MNFQQMILTLQQFWSAQNCILVQPYDTEKGAGTMNPMTFLRSLGPEPWKVAYVEPSRRPSDGRYGENPNRLYQHHQFQVIIKPSPDNIQELYLDSLKALGVDPLLHDIRFVEDNWENPSLGCAGLGWEVWLDGMEITQFTYFQQVGGIETSPVAVEITYGMERLASYIQEKENVFDLEWVEGMTYGDVFHQPEVEHSTYTFEVSDVKMLFTLFNTYEEEARRAMEQHLVFPAYDYVLKCSHTFNLLDARGAISVTERTGFITRVRNLARTVAATYLEEREKLGFPLLKKEGADLV, encoded by the coding sequence ATGAATTTTCAGCAGATGATTTTGACGCTGCAGCAGTTCTGGTCTGCCCAGAACTGTATTTTAGTCCAGCCGTATGACACGGAAAAAGGTGCAGGAACCATGAACCCCATGACCTTCCTGCGTTCGCTCGGCCCGGAGCCGTGGAAGGTGGCTTATGTGGAGCCTTCACGCCGCCCGTCAGACGGCCGTTACGGAGAGAACCCGAACCGTCTGTATCAGCATCACCAGTTCCAGGTGATTATTAAGCCGTCGCCGGACAACATTCAGGAGCTGTATCTGGATAGTCTGAAGGCGCTTGGCGTAGATCCGCTCTTGCATGACATCCGTTTTGTTGAAGACAACTGGGAGAACCCTTCGCTGGGCTGCGCGGGCCTAGGTTGGGAAGTATGGCTGGATGGAATGGAAATCACACAATTTACGTATTTCCAGCAGGTCGGCGGCATTGAGACCAGTCCGGTGGCTGTCGAAATCACTTACGGGATGGAGCGTCTGGCCTCCTACATTCAGGAGAAGGAAAATGTGTTCGACCTGGAATGGGTGGAGGGCATGACCTACGGGGACGTGTTCCATCAGCCGGAAGTAGAGCACTCCACCTATACATTCGAAGTCTCCGATGTCAAAATGCTGTTCACCCTCTTCAACACCTATGAAGAAGAGGCACGCAGAGCGATGGAGCAGCATCTGGTGTTCCCGGCTTACGATTATGTGCTGAAATGTTCACACACCTTCAACCTCCTGGACGCGCGCGGAGCCATTAGTGTGACCGAACGAACGGGCTTTATTACCCGAGTCCGCAACCTAGCCCGCACCGTAGCGGCGACATACCTAGAGGAACGCGAGAAGCTCGGCTTCCCGCTGCTGAAGAAAGAAGGTGCTGACCTTGTCTAA
- the recO gene encoding DNA repair protein RecO — protein sequence MLYRVEGIVIRSMDYGEGNAIITLCTENAGKVGVLVRGAKKVKSRHAALIQLFTTGEFVFFRNNGGLGTLNAGEITKSHHPLREDLVKAAYASYACELLDRVLHDEETGSFWFRQLTACLNALEEDKEPGIIINVFEMKILQAAGYGPQLDNCIVCGLDKPDEELRVSPRLGGVLCRSCRHNDPPAMEISPRALKLLRLFAALDLTRLGNVDVKEGTRAELKKIMRAFMDHQLGLKLKSQNFLDQLDKYNI from the coding sequence ATGCTATACAGGGTGGAAGGGATCGTCATCCGCAGCATGGACTACGGCGAGGGGAACGCGATTATTACGCTTTGCACCGAGAACGCCGGCAAAGTAGGCGTCCTCGTACGCGGGGCCAAAAAAGTTAAAAGCCGCCATGCTGCCCTGATCCAGCTGTTCACTACCGGGGAATTTGTTTTTTTCCGCAACAATGGGGGACTCGGAACACTGAATGCCGGTGAAATTACGAAGTCCCATCATCCGCTGCGGGAGGATCTGGTCAAGGCCGCTTATGCTTCATATGCCTGCGAGCTGCTTGACCGTGTACTTCATGATGAGGAGACCGGCAGTTTTTGGTTCCGCCAGCTCACAGCCTGTCTAAATGCGCTAGAGGAAGATAAGGAGCCCGGCATCATTATAAATGTCTTTGAGATGAAAATTCTTCAGGCGGCAGGGTACGGGCCGCAGCTGGACAACTGTATAGTTTGCGGTCTGGACAAGCCGGATGAGGAACTGCGGGTAAGTCCCCGCCTTGGGGGCGTGCTCTGCCGCAGCTGCAGGCATAATGATCCTCCTGCCATGGAGATCTCTCCTCGCGCGCTTAAGCTGCTGCGCTTGTTCGCTGCGCTTGATCTCACAAGGCTAGGCAATGTGGATGTGAAGGAGGGCACCCGTGCTGAACTTAAAAAGATCATGCGGGCCTTTATGGACCATCAGCTGGGGCTGAAGCTGAAGTCGCAGAATTTCCTCGACCAGCTTGATAAATACAATATTTGA
- a CDS encoding YqzL family protein, translating into MRDFSWKYFAITGDVDAYLLYKQAADPLEGSLELPAEEEKVLDEEAQ; encoded by the coding sequence ATGCGAGACTTTTCGTGGAAGTATTTTGCAATAACTGGGGATGTCGATGCATATCTGCTGTACAAACAAGCTGCAGATCCGCTGGAAGGCAGCCTGGAGCTGCCTGCGGAGGAAGAGAAGGTCCTGGATGAAGAAGCGCAATAA
- the era gene encoding GTPase Era: MKFKSGFVAIIGRPNVGKSTLMNQVIGQKIAIMSDKPQTTRNKIHGVYTANNSQIVFLDTPGIHKRQSKLGDYMNQTAMSTLHEVEAVLFLVDASEGMGGGDRYIAEQLKDVKTPVILVMNKIDKIEPEALLPLITEYNKLHEFAEIVPISAKLGSNVNTLLDQVVKYLPEGPQYYPEDQITDHPEQFVCAELIREKILHLTREEVPHSIAVAIEDMRVESNGVVHVSAVIFVERDSQKGIIIGKQGAMLKEVGRRARTDIENLLGSKIFLELWVKVKKDWRNQERVLRDLGFHKDL; this comes from the coding sequence ATGAAATTCAAATCAGGGTTTGTCGCCATTATCGGCAGACCGAACGTAGGCAAATCGACACTCATGAACCAGGTGATCGGACAGAAGATCGCCATCATGTCGGATAAGCCGCAGACCACCAGAAATAAAATCCACGGGGTATACACCGCGAATAATTCGCAGATTGTATTCCTGGATACGCCTGGTATCCATAAAAGACAGTCCAAGCTGGGCGATTATATGAACCAGACGGCGATGAGCACATTGCATGAGGTGGAAGCTGTACTGTTTCTGGTGGACGCTTCTGAAGGCATGGGCGGAGGTGACCGCTATATTGCCGAGCAGCTCAAGGACGTCAAAACGCCGGTCATCCTCGTAATGAACAAGATTGACAAAATCGAGCCGGAAGCGCTGCTTCCGCTGATTACCGAATACAATAAGCTGCATGAGTTCGCCGAAATCGTACCGATTTCCGCCAAGCTCGGCAGCAACGTAAATACACTGCTGGATCAGGTAGTGAAATACCTGCCCGAAGGCCCGCAGTATTATCCTGAGGATCAGATTACCGACCATCCGGAGCAGTTCGTCTGTGCGGAGCTGATCCGTGAGAAAATCCTGCATTTGACCCGCGAGGAGGTACCGCATTCCATTGCGGTAGCCATCGAGGACATGCGCGTTGAATCCAACGGAGTTGTGCATGTGTCGGCCGTTATTTTTGTCGAACGCGATTCCCAGAAGGGGATTATTATCGGCAAGCAGGGGGCAATGCTGAAGGAAGTCGGGAGACGGGCCCGTACCGATATCGAGAACCTGCTGGGTTCGAAGATTTTTCTGGAGCTGTGGGTAAAAGTGAAAAAAGACTGGCGCAACCAGGAACGCGTCCTGCGTGATTTGGGCTTCCACAAAGACCTCTAA
- the cdd gene encoding cytidine deaminase has translation MESALLLQEAIKARANAYIPYSRFGVGAALLDQDGHVHHGCNIENAAFGPTNCAERTALFRAIADGHKAGTFKAIAVIADTDGPVSPCGVCRQVMVELCAPDMKVVLGNLKGDIQETTVRDLLPGAFGPSDLEQGQAPE, from the coding sequence ATGGAATCTGCTCTTCTTTTACAGGAAGCGATCAAAGCACGGGCGAATGCCTATATCCCATATTCCCGTTTCGGTGTCGGCGCAGCACTGCTGGACCAGGATGGTCATGTTCATCACGGCTGCAATATTGAAAATGCCGCCTTTGGCCCGACAAACTGTGCAGAGCGGACCGCACTGTTCCGCGCCATCGCAGACGGCCATAAGGCTGGAACGTTCAAGGCAATTGCGGTCATTGCCGATACGGACGGGCCGGTGTCCCCTTGCGGAGTGTGCCGCCAAGTGATGGTGGAGCTGTGTGCACCGGATATGAAGGTGGTGCTCGGCAACCTGAAGGGCGATATTCAGGAAACTACGGTGCGTGATCTTTTGCCGGGGGCGTTTGGGCCTTCAGATCTGGAGCAGGGACAAGCTCCCGAGTAG
- a CDS encoding diacylglycerol kinase family protein translates to MAKNTAVGHKKFWHSFRFAAHGIASAFKSELNMKVHSTLAILVLAAAVILRLPPSSWMLLLLAITLVLAAELLNTAIEATIDLVSPEIHPLAKKAKDTAAGAVLLTAVFAVIVGIYVFYHPVMDWITGLMS, encoded by the coding sequence ATGGCCAAGAATACGGCGGTAGGCCATAAAAAATTCTGGCACTCTTTTCGGTTTGCGGCGCACGGCATTGCCTCTGCGTTCAAGTCCGAGCTGAATATGAAGGTGCACAGCACTTTGGCTATACTTGTGCTTGCCGCCGCCGTCATCCTCAGACTCCCTCCGTCAAGCTGGATGCTGCTGCTGCTCGCAATTACGCTCGTTCTGGCCGCCGAGCTGCTGAACACAGCTATTGAAGCGACGATCGATCTGGTCTCTCCGGAGATTCATCCCTTGGCCAAAAAAGCGAAAGACACCGCCGCAGGGGCTGTGCTGCTCACGGCGGTCTTTGCCGTCATCGTGGGAATCTACGTATTTTATCATCCTGTGATGGACTGGATCACCGGACTTATGTCATAA
- the ybeY gene encoding rRNA maturation RNase YbeY, producing MSLAIVWNNEQEEHPISDELIALLESILQKAGEAEGIDEGEVDLTFVNNERIHELNLEYRGIDRPTDVLSFAMNETGEDELEIVYAHEEGEEGEDVPNVLGDIIISVTRAQEQALEYGHSLERELGFLFVHGFLHLLGYDHQDAVSEAEMMSKQEKVLAQVGLTR from the coding sequence ATGAGCCTTGCAATCGTCTGGAATAACGAACAGGAAGAACACCCAATAAGCGATGAGCTGATCGCCCTGCTGGAGAGTATTTTGCAAAAAGCTGGAGAAGCGGAAGGGATTGACGAAGGCGAAGTGGATCTTACTTTTGTCAATAACGAACGCATTCACGAATTGAATCTGGAATACCGTGGAATTGACCGTCCAACGGATGTGCTTTCTTTTGCCATGAACGAAACCGGAGAAGACGAGCTTGAAATTGTATATGCCCATGAGGAAGGTGAAGAAGGAGAGGATGTTCCAAATGTCTTGGGCGACATCATCATCTCCGTAACCCGGGCGCAGGAGCAGGCGCTGGAATATGGCCATTCACTGGAACGTGAACTGGGTTTCCTGTTCGTCCACGGCTTCCTGCATCTGCTGGGATATGATCATCAGGATGCGGTTTCGGAAGCCGAAATGATGTCCAAACAGGAAAAGGTGCTGGCTCAGGTTGGGTTGACACGCTAA
- a CDS encoding HD family phosphohydrolase translates to MASKQPSKLSGFVYSNNGWKYSAVTRYALFLLLGLVFYFSLSSDLVPKKYDIKEGTHSAKEITAPKQILDTKAKLKAQEEAAENVTNRYAIIPMRADNLVTSLLDRIDRLNQDDLISQSDKTAIYREEIPQRASDFILNFVASSRNAGTYSDTLLDEMQSVIKDQTYVIPEETYIKIPRLTSQDIIEMKPVARDIVTKLMNDQITDAQSARAKVAEQVSVSSLSQRTAREVVQELVRLVITSNKFYDEEATKEAKVQARENTPDVFIEQGDVLVAKGELITPELYTLLDDNGLLSNEVNYWPQFGLLILSALLSFGLYTFIRYSGGASGFKYNNSQLLMLVLVFVITIITVKLAAFLQTDVRAYVGFLAPVAIGAMLITMLLDMTLAYFCSILFSIVASIILNVQQNTVFDFTFGFFALIVSYVAIFATHRAGQRSTLLKGGIMVSLIGCVTVFMLNVLGGGVWNQTQALYAIGFSFASGLLTAVLVIGLMPFFEATFGILSALKLVELSNPNHPLLRKLLTETPGTYHHSVMVGNLSEAAAEAIGADGLLCRVGSYYHDIGKTKRPFYFIENQNNMENPHDSIEPMLSKSIIVAHARDGVEMLKEYKLPKPIRDIAEQHHGTTFLHYFYHKALKLAEEKGVEPDFTEEDFRYPGPKAQSKESAVVGIADSVEAAVRSLRKPTVVQVETMIEKIIKSRLDDHQFDECDLTIKELDTIARTLKETVMGIFHSRIEYPEDVKKPKKEEGAVTT, encoded by the coding sequence ATGGCCTCAAAGCAACCATCGAAATTAAGCGGATTTGTATACAGCAACAACGGATGGAAGTATAGCGCGGTGACGCGCTATGCTCTTTTCCTGTTATTGGGGCTTGTTTTCTACTTCAGCTTGTCCTCAGACCTGGTACCCAAGAAGTATGACATCAAAGAGGGAACCCACAGCGCCAAGGAGATCACCGCACCCAAGCAAATCCTTGACACCAAAGCCAAGCTTAAGGCCCAGGAAGAGGCAGCTGAGAATGTGACCAACCGCTATGCGATTATTCCTATGAGAGCGGACAATCTTGTAACTTCCCTGCTGGACCGGATCGACCGCCTTAATCAGGATGACCTGATCTCGCAAAGTGACAAAACGGCGATTTACCGTGAGGAGATCCCGCAGCGGGCCAGTGATTTTATTCTGAATTTTGTAGCCTCCAGCCGGAATGCAGGCACCTATTCCGATACGCTGCTGGATGAGATGCAATCCGTGATCAAAGATCAGACTTATGTCATTCCGGAAGAGACTTATATCAAAATTCCGCGGCTGACCTCCCAGGACATTATCGAGATGAAGCCGGTGGCCCGGGATATTGTCACTAAGCTGATGAATGACCAGATTACCGATGCCCAGTCCGCGCGCGCTAAGGTGGCCGAGCAGGTAAGCGTCAGTTCGCTGAGCCAGCGCACGGCCCGTGAGGTGGTGCAGGAACTGGTGCGGCTGGTGATTACGAGCAACAAGTTCTATGACGAGGAAGCAACCAAGGAAGCGAAAGTGCAGGCCCGCGAGAATACACCCGATGTGTTCATTGAGCAGGGGGATGTGCTTGTAGCGAAAGGGGAGCTAATTACTCCTGAGCTATATACACTTCTGGATGACAATGGCCTGCTGAGCAACGAAGTCAACTATTGGCCGCAATTTGGCCTGCTGATTCTCTCTGCTTTGTTATCCTTTGGCCTGTATACTTTCATCCGGTATTCTGGTGGAGCTTCTGGCTTCAAGTATAATAACTCCCAGCTGCTTATGCTCGTGCTGGTATTTGTAATTACGATTATTACGGTCAAGCTCGCTGCGTTTCTGCAGACAGATGTACGTGCATATGTCGGTTTCCTGGCCCCGGTTGCGATTGGCGCGATGCTGATCACCATGCTGCTGGATATGACGCTGGCCTACTTCTGTTCCATTCTATTCAGCATTGTTGCCAGTATTATTCTGAATGTGCAGCAGAACACCGTTTTTGATTTTACCTTCGGGTTCTTTGCGCTTATTGTTAGCTATGTCGCCATTTTTGCCACTCACCGTGCAGGACAGCGCTCCACGCTCCTGAAAGGCGGGATCATGGTATCCCTGATTGGCTGCGTGACTGTATTTATGCTGAATGTGCTGGGCGGGGGTGTCTGGAACCAGACGCAGGCTTTATATGCGATTGGCTTCTCCTTTGCCAGCGGTCTGCTGACTGCAGTGCTGGTCATCGGTCTGATGCCATTCTTCGAAGCCACCTTTGGTATTTTGTCGGCGCTGAAGCTGGTGGAACTGTCGAATCCGAACCATCCCCTGCTGCGCAAGCTGCTTACGGAAACGCCGGGAACCTATCATCACAGCGTGATGGTCGGCAACCTGTCGGAGGCGGCGGCGGAGGCGATTGGCGCAGACGGATTGCTCTGCCGGGTAGGCTCTTATTATCACGATATCGGAAAGACCAAGCGGCCGTTTTATTTCATAGAGAATCAGAACAACATGGAGAATCCGCATGATTCGATTGAGCCGATGCTCAGTAAGTCGATCATTGTGGCGCATGCCCGGGACGGGGTGGAGATGCTCAAGGAGTACAAGCTGCCGAAGCCGATCCGGGATATTGCCGAACAGCATCACGGTACAACATTCCTGCATTATTTTTATCATAAAGCCCTGAAGCTGGCTGAGGAAAAAGGTGTCGAGCCCGATTTCACCGAAGAGGACTTCAGATATCCGGGACCGAAGGCGCAGTCCAAGGAATCGGCCGTAGTCGGAATCGCCGACAGTGTGGAAGCAGCCGTCCGTTCGCTCCGCAAGCCTACAGTCGTACAGGTGGAGACGATGATTGAGAAAATCATCAAGAGCCGTCTGGATGATCATCAGTTCGATGAATGCGATCTGACGATCAAGGAGCTGGATACCATTGCGCGGACGCTGAAAGAAACGGTAATGGGGATTTTTCATTCACGGATCGAATATCCCGAGGATGTGAAAAAACCGAAAAAAGAGGAAGGGGCCGTAACAACATGA
- a CDS encoding PhoH family protein — protein sequence MSEQTASIRISLQNAGEAQSLFGPQDGFLKIIESEIPAVIDSREAEITIRGAEREVDMLGQLLGVLLSLIRSGYILSERDIQYAVELAKDFRADQLLDLFKGEITTTFRGKPIRVKTIGQKHYVTTIKKRDIVFGIGPAGTGKTYLAVVLAVTALKEGSVKRIVLTRPAVEAGESLGFLPGDLQEKVDPYLRPLYDALYDVMGPDQVAKALERGLIEIAPLAYMRGRTLDDSFIILDEAQNTTPEQMKMFLTRLGFGSKMVITGDVTQIDLPRGKKSGLIEAKTILSGIDELGFVYFAEQDVVRHSLVQKIIVAYERSAENLE from the coding sequence TTGTCAGAACAGACTGCAAGCATTCGTATATCTTTGCAAAATGCGGGAGAAGCGCAATCCCTGTTCGGCCCGCAGGATGGTTTTCTAAAAATAATCGAAAGTGAAATTCCTGCCGTAATTGACTCGCGTGAAGCTGAAATTACGATTCGCGGTGCGGAGCGGGAAGTGGACATGCTGGGACAGCTGCTGGGTGTGCTGCTCTCCCTGATCCGCAGCGGCTACATACTCAGTGAGCGGGATATTCAGTATGCGGTGGAGCTGGCGAAGGATTTCCGGGCCGACCAGCTGCTTGATTTATTCAAGGGTGAAATTACGACAACCTTCCGCGGCAAGCCCATCCGCGTCAAAACGATTGGCCAGAAGCATTATGTGACCACGATCAAAAAGCGGGACATCGTCTTCGGCATCGGGCCTGCCGGTACCGGCAAAACCTATCTTGCAGTGGTGCTGGCCGTTACTGCGCTGAAGGAAGGCTCTGTGAAACGAATAGTGCTTACCCGTCCGGCAGTGGAAGCTGGAGAGAGCCTGGGCTTCCTTCCAGGGGATTTGCAGGAAAAGGTAGATCCATATCTCCGTCCGCTCTACGACGCCTTATACGACGTTATGGGCCCCGATCAGGTCGCCAAAGCGCTGGAGCGCGGGCTGATTGAGATTGCTCCGCTTGCATACATGCGCGGGCGCACGCTGGATGATTCTTTTATCATTCTCGATGAGGCCCAGAATACGACTCCGGAACAAATGAAAATGTTTCTGACCCGTCTTGGGTTCGGCTCCAAGATGGTGATTACGGGGGATGTGACCCAAATCGACCTGCCCCGTGGCAAGAAATCGGGATTGATTGAAGCCAAAACGATTTTATCCGGTATTGATGAGCTGGGCTTTGTCTATTTTGCAGAACAGGATGTAGTACGGCATTCCCTGGTGCAGAAGATTATCGTCGCCTATGAACGCTCTGCCGAAAACCTCGAATAA
- the yqfD gene encoding sporulation protein YqfD, with translation MKQPPLASLRGFVTLHVTGPQVEKFINAVTEADIVIWDVRPAGNGASLNLLLDDFFALRPLLKKTGCRTRVTARKGLPFNAAKLWKRKFFAAGLLLFGIGLVLLSSMIWTVKIEGNNRIASEDILQAARHEGVYPFQWIWRMDDPDKLSKKLTSTLSGVSWVGVQRTGTSVKIQIVESDQPENKPLLTQRHLVSRTDAVVTEIYAEQGRPVVSRNTRVKKGQILISGALGDEENMEYVVAKGEVKGLVWHEYNIEVPLKRTRSSYTGERKDRTYLVLGKWAVQLWGYGKSDFAESRTLAEHDPLTWRSFELPLGLLTEKEMEVLDTAETLTPEAAREEGVTQAKNDILARYGTDSTIKSQKILHEKKENGKVYMKVLFEVEERITQELPIVNN, from the coding sequence ATGAAGCAGCCGCCTTTGGCATCACTGCGGGGGTTCGTTACACTGCATGTGACGGGACCGCAGGTGGAAAAGTTTATCAATGCTGTTACTGAAGCGGACATCGTCATCTGGGATGTGAGGCCTGCCGGGAACGGCGCTTCCCTGAACCTGCTGCTGGATGACTTTTTTGCCCTTCGGCCGCTCTTGAAGAAGACAGGCTGCCGTACGCGTGTCACGGCCAGGAAGGGCCTGCCGTTCAATGCGGCCAAGCTGTGGAAACGGAAGTTTTTTGCCGCGGGATTGCTGTTGTTCGGCATTGGACTGGTCCTTCTGTCTTCGATGATATGGACGGTCAAGATTGAAGGGAACAACCGGATTGCCTCCGAGGATATTCTGCAAGCTGCACGCCATGAGGGCGTATATCCTTTCCAGTGGATTTGGCGTATGGATGATCCGGACAAGCTCTCCAAAAAGCTGACCTCAACGCTTTCAGGTGTTTCCTGGGTAGGAGTGCAGCGGACGGGGACGAGCGTTAAGATCCAGATCGTTGAATCCGACCAGCCGGAGAATAAGCCGCTGCTCACCCAGCGTCACCTGGTCAGCAGGACTGATGCGGTGGTGACCGAAATCTACGCGGAACAGGGCAGGCCGGTGGTAAGCCGCAATACCCGGGTCAAAAAAGGGCAAATCCTGATTTCCGGTGCGCTTGGGGATGAAGAAAATATGGAATATGTCGTTGCCAAAGGCGAGGTGAAAGGCCTGGTCTGGCATGAATACAATATAGAGGTGCCGCTGAAGCGGACGAGAAGCTCATACACAGGAGAGCGGAAGGACCGCACCTATCTGGTGCTGGGCAAATGGGCGGTCCAGTTGTGGGGCTACGGCAAATCAGACTTTGCGGAATCGCGTACACTTGCGGAGCATGATCCGCTGACCTGGCGTTCTTTTGAGCTGCCGCTGGGGCTGCTGACCGAGAAGGAAATGGAGGTGCTGGATACTGCCGAAACATTGACGCCAGAGGCTGCGCGCGAGGAAGGGGTTACGCAGGCGAAGAATGATATTTTGGCCCGTTACGGCACAGACAGCACCATTAAAAGTCAAAAAATTTTGCATGAGAAGAAAGAGAATGGTAAAGTTTATATGAAAGTGCTCTTTGAAGTGGAAGAGAGAATTACGCAAGAACTTCCAATAGTAAACAACTGA